A window of the Euzebya pacifica genome harbors these coding sequences:
- a CDS encoding AAA family ATPase, giving the protein MSRLDLVVGPNGAGKSTFVRFTLAPMRPGVPFVNADVIAAERWPDDQQAHAYEAAAMASRIRETLIARGQPFIAETVFSHPSKLDLIERADAAGYDIRLHVVMVPPDLSVARVAHRVRAGGHDVPEDKIRQRHDRLWGLVAQAAHRVPIASFYANHRTGPDLVAVFHHGRPASATEWPTWTHPDLISGLAQN; this is encoded by the coding sequence GTGAGTCGGCTCGACTTGGTCGTCGGCCCCAACGGCGCCGGCAAGAGCACGTTCGTGCGCTTCACGCTGGCGCCAATGCGACCAGGCGTCCCGTTCGTCAACGCTGACGTCATCGCCGCCGAGCGCTGGCCCGACGACCAGCAGGCCCATGCCTACGAGGCTGCAGCCATGGCCAGTCGCATCCGCGAGACCCTCATCGCCCGAGGGCAGCCGTTCATCGCCGAGACCGTCTTCTCCCACCCCTCCAAGCTTGACCTCATCGAGCGGGCAGACGCGGCCGGCTACGACATCCGCCTCCACGTCGTCATGGTTCCACCGGATCTCTCCGTCGCCCGCGTCGCGCACCGCGTCCGCGCCGGCGGTCACGACGTCCCCGAGGACAAGATCCGGCAGCGACACGACCGTTTGTGGGGGCTCGTCGCACAGGCGGCACACCGTGTACCCATCGCGTCGTTCTACGCCAACCACCGCACGGGCCCAGATCTCGTCGCGGTCTTCCACCACGGCAGACCGGCCAGCGCAACGGAATGGCCAACCTGGACCCACCCGGATCTCATCTCCGGGCTGGCGCAGAACTGA
- a CDS encoding phosphoglycerate mutase (catalyzes the interconversion of 3-phosphoglycerate and 2-phosphoglycerate; this enzyme does not require the cofactor 2,3-bisphosphoglycerate as a phosphate donor; BPG-independent PGAM; aPGAM), whose protein sequence is MIDFDRYTPLLQDGGRILLLVVDGLGGYPEADRGSELEDAHTPNLDALAARGITGLTEPAGPGITVGSGPGHLALFGYDPWRYDLGRGVLAAVGTGFPLQPGDVAARGNLAFLNDDSLVSDRRAGRISDDRAAPLTERVQQRLDADPPVAGVEVFLRHVSEHRVLLVLRGEGLDARLADMDPQDTGLAPLQARPLGSADARTASVVDAVDAAVRAALAEESDEASPDVALFRGFDGLREMPDFGERTGLRAAAIASYPMYRGVAQLVGMEVLHGPDGPPSSMADQIALARAARDTHDFLFVHYKYADAAGHDGNREAKVEALERLDVDLPALLEAADADVVVVSGDHASPAAVSGHSWHPVPTLLAGGSAGVDDVTTFGERACAGGLLGLRPTEHLLPLALGAAGRLAKYGA, encoded by the coding sequence ATGATCGACTTCGACCGCTACACACCGCTGCTGCAGGACGGCGGGCGCATCCTCCTGCTCGTCGTCGATGGACTCGGCGGCTACCCCGAGGCCGACCGGGGCTCCGAGCTCGAGGACGCCCACACGCCCAACCTCGACGCGCTTGCCGCCCGCGGCATCACCGGGCTGACCGAACCAGCCGGACCGGGCATCACCGTCGGCTCCGGCCCCGGGCACCTGGCCCTGTTCGGCTACGACCCGTGGCGCTACGACCTGGGCCGGGGTGTCCTCGCCGCCGTCGGCACCGGCTTCCCGTTGCAGCCCGGCGACGTGGCCGCACGCGGCAACCTGGCCTTCCTGAACGACGACAGCCTGGTGTCGGACCGCCGGGCTGGCCGGATCAGCGATGATCGGGCTGCGCCCCTCACCGAGCGGGTGCAGCAGCGCCTCGACGCCGACCCGCCGGTGGCGGGGGTGGAGGTGTTCCTGCGGCACGTGAGCGAGCACCGCGTCCTGCTCGTGCTGCGAGGAGAGGGGCTGGACGCCCGCCTGGCGGACATGGATCCGCAGGACACGGGACTCGCGCCGCTGCAGGCCCGGCCGCTCGGCTCCGCCGACGCCCGCACGGCATCGGTCGTCGATGCCGTCGACGCGGCGGTCCGGGCCGCGCTGGCGGAGGAATCCGACGAGGCGTCGCCCGACGTGGCGCTGTTCCGTGGGTTCGACGGGCTGCGGGAGATGCCGGACTTCGGCGAACGGACGGGACTGCGAGCCGCGGCGATCGCCAGCTACCCGATGTACCGCGGGGTGGCGCAGCTCGTGGGCATGGAGGTGCTGCACGGTCCCGACGGGCCGCCCAGCAGCATGGCGGACCAGATCGCGCTCGCCCGGGCGGCGCGGGACACCCACGACTTCCTGTTCGTGCACTACAAGTACGCCGATGCGGCGGGACACGACGGCAACCGCGAGGCCAAGGTCGAGGCCCTCGAGCGCCTGGACGTCGACCTCCCTGCCCTGCTCGAGGCCGCGGACGCCGACGTTGTCGTCGTCAGCGGCGACCACGCCTCCCCGGCGGCGGTGTCGGGGCACTCGTGGCATCCGGTGCCCACGTTGCTGGCCGGTGGGTCGGCGGGTGTGGACGACGTGACGACCTTCGGCGAGCGAGCCTGCGCCGGTGGCCTGCTGGGCCTGCGGCCGACCGAGCACCTGCTGCCGCTGGCACTCGGCGCGGCCGGGCGGCTGGCGAAGTACGGCGCCTGA
- a CDS encoding NAD(P)H-hydrate epimerase: MREVDRRMIEEVGIDLPRMMENAGRHLADVATTMFAPRHVVVLYGSGGNGGGALVAARHLVNRGVEVTLVPSSSALTPVPAVQHAILERMGVLESAGRTPPSCDLVIDGMVGYSLAGAPSGRVAELIGWAGAQKAPVLSLDVPTGFSASSGTTASPHITAAATVTLGLPKAGLVGNAATGRLYLADISVPPVVWADMALEVPRDLFGPGQIVQLV, from the coding sequence ATGCGCGAAGTGGACCGGCGGATGATCGAGGAGGTCGGTATCGACCTCCCACGCATGATGGAGAACGCCGGCCGCCATCTCGCGGACGTCGCCACCACCATGTTCGCCCCACGCCACGTGGTGGTGCTGTACGGCAGCGGGGGCAACGGGGGTGGGGCGCTCGTGGCCGCCCGCCACCTGGTCAACCGGGGTGTGGAGGTCACGCTGGTGCCCAGCAGCAGCGCGCTGACCCCGGTGCCGGCGGTCCAGCACGCGATCCTCGAACGCATGGGGGTGCTCGAGTCCGCCGGCCGCACGCCACCGTCGTGTGACCTCGTCATCGACGGCATGGTGGGCTACTCCCTGGCCGGTGCCCCGAGCGGCCGTGTTGCCGAGCTGATCGGCTGGGCCGGCGCGCAGAAGGCGCCGGTGCTGTCCCTCGACGTGCCGACGGGCTTCTCCGCATCCAGCGGGACGACCGCGTCACCCCACATCACCGCCGCCGCAACGGTCACCCTCGGGCTCCCCAAGGCCGGTCTGGTTGGCAACGCCGCAACCGGCCGGCTGTACCTCGCCGACATCTCCGTTCCTCCCGTTGTCTGGGCGGACATGGCGCTGGAGGTGCCGCGAGACCTGTTCGGCCCCGGCCAGATCGTCCAGCTGGTCTGA
- a CDS encoding CocE/NonD family hydrolase, translating to MQRRMFGSLLPRPAGQVLMRARRAATVRIRTDDGHELATDVHRPSTDTPVPTVLIRTSYGRNGLTGVPMVAQAKALATLGYAVVLQDVRGRFDSTGEFVPMVNEVADARATIDWVTDQSWSDGTIGAWGLSYLGGTAWAAAVAAPDRVKALSVGITHSAVGLPEASGLVFVDTGLRWLRSLDAMARTDESAARRLANLVRFRLPGASDDEAFSHLPLLELDELVLGTRSPIWRTWAEHPDASDPFWQPGDLRHGVADVAPTSHLTGWWDLFVDRHLDDIDRQAPAGRADRVVVGPWGHLDGAVQVRAFAEMRRHFDQHLRGIDRNGPAVELWIGGADRWWTGDRWPTTRTESIPFDLLRGPTHTLVFDPAAPTPKTGGRTLSIDAGPVDCTALADRRDVVTLTGPPLPHHLTVIGRPTVTVELDADTGHTDLWVRLAEVDIHGLARSVSDGFLRLRDLRGRHTAVVELHPVGHRFSAGHRLRVHVAGGAFPHHDRNLGLDGDRLHLVDHRPTTVRIHDGRIDLPVAGPMDT from the coding sequence GTGCAGCGTCGGATGTTCGGCTCGCTCCTCCCCCGCCCGGCGGGGCAGGTGCTGATGCGGGCTCGGCGCGCCGCCACGGTGCGGATCCGAACCGACGACGGCCACGAGCTGGCCACCGACGTGCACCGGCCGAGCACGGACACGCCCGTGCCGACCGTCCTCATCCGCACTTCCTACGGGCGCAACGGCCTGACCGGCGTACCGATGGTCGCCCAGGCCAAGGCGCTGGCCACCCTCGGCTACGCGGTGGTCCTGCAGGACGTCCGCGGACGGTTCGACTCAACCGGTGAGTTCGTGCCGATGGTCAACGAGGTCGCCGACGCCCGGGCCACGATCGACTGGGTCACCGACCAGTCGTGGAGCGACGGGACGATCGGTGCCTGGGGCCTGTCCTACCTCGGCGGCACGGCGTGGGCTGCTGCGGTCGCCGCACCCGACCGGGTCAAGGCCCTGTCGGTCGGCATCACCCATTCCGCGGTCGGGCTGCCCGAGGCCAGCGGCCTCGTGTTCGTCGACACCGGCCTGCGCTGGTTGCGATCCCTCGACGCCATGGCACGGACCGACGAGTCGGCAGCCCGGCGGCTGGCCAACCTCGTCCGGTTCCGGTTGCCCGGCGCCAGCGACGACGAGGCGTTCAGCCACCTGCCCCTCCTCGAGCTCGACGAGCTCGTGCTCGGCACCCGCTCCCCCATCTGGCGGACCTGGGCGGAGCACCCCGACGCCAGCGACCCCTTCTGGCAACCGGGCGACCTGCGCCACGGGGTCGCCGACGTGGCACCGACCAGCCACCTCACCGGCTGGTGGGACCTCTTCGTCGATCGCCACCTCGACGACATCGACCGGCAGGCCCCCGCCGGACGCGCCGATCGGGTGGTCGTCGGCCCGTGGGGACATCTCGACGGCGCCGTCCAGGTTCGTGCCTTCGCCGAGATGCGCCGCCACTTCGACCAGCACCTGCGGGGCATCGACCGCAACGGACCGGCCGTGGAGCTGTGGATCGGCGGCGCCGACCGCTGGTGGACCGGTGATCGCTGGCCCACCACTCGGACCGAGTCGATCCCCTTCGACCTGCTTCGCGGGCCCACCCACACCCTGGTCTTCGACCCTGCCGCGCCGACGCCCAAGACCGGCGGCCGGACGCTGTCGATCGACGCCGGCCCCGTCGACTGCACCGCCCTCGCCGACCGCAGGGACGTGGTCACGTTGACCGGCCCCCCACTCCCCCACCACCTGACCGTCATCGGCCGTCCCACGGTGACCGTCGAGCTCGACGCCGACACCGGTCACACCGACCTGTGGGTACGCCTGGCCGAGGTCGACATCCACGGCTTGGCCCGCTCGGTCAGCGATGGATTCCTCCGGCTGCGGGACCTCCGGGGCCGGCACACGGCCGTCGTCGAGCTGCACCCGGTCGGCCATCGCTTCTCCGCAGGTCACCGCCTGCGGGTCCATGTCGCGGGCGGGGCGTTCCCGCACCACGACCGCAACCTCGGGCTGGACGGCGACCGGCTGCACCTGGTCGACCACCGGCCGACCACCGTCCGGATCCACGACGGGCGGATCGACCTGCCCGTCGCGGGGCCCATGGACACCTGA
- a CDS encoding serine/threonine-protein kinase: MNTESAVLADRYRLTDSIGRGGMADVYAAEDTSSGRMVAVKIMRVGEQADPDRFASEMRILDRLSHPAIVRLFDSGTTDDASPYFVMQLVDGESLSARLRAEGPLADEDAEEIGARVASALAHAHDTGVIHRDIKPANILIDTDGGAYLTDFGVARLADATLVTRAGTTIGTAAYLAPEQLQDSQVGPAADVYSFGLVLLESLTGTRAFRGTGVEAAMARLSRDPVVPDDLQGPWAPLLVAMTRRDPTQRPTAAEVELIIRAELPAPEVSAEEMASRAGGSRNTDEDPTAISQPFDGPSSGSGPWEPPSSDSAQSVAVVPPTPPPTPALGLPVAEASAHPTVPAPAPFLEDLPRRGMDAIRSRALLVGLLLGVVVVLGGFGVFRLLQPVDETDMVSGTDPVDEAARQVLAILDASERLRAADPSLQRELVSLADNIVESVNDDRWDSALLGVVAMTSTTRDAIDTLDIEPVALNGLLEALRDLTREIELLAGAEASGTDPPE; encoded by the coding sequence GTGAACACCGAGAGCGCCGTGCTCGCCGATCGATATCGCCTGACCGACTCCATCGGTCGAGGCGGTATGGCGGATGTCTACGCAGCCGAGGACACCAGCTCGGGACGCATGGTCGCGGTGAAGATCATGCGGGTCGGTGAGCAGGCCGATCCCGACCGGTTCGCCTCGGAGATGCGCATCCTCGACCGCCTGTCGCATCCGGCCATCGTCCGCCTGTTCGACAGCGGCACGACCGACGACGCCAGCCCGTACTTCGTGATGCAGCTGGTGGACGGCGAGTCGTTGTCGGCCCGGCTGCGCGCAGAGGGACCGCTGGCCGACGAGGACGCAGAGGAGATCGGTGCGCGGGTGGCCAGCGCCCTCGCCCACGCCCATGACACGGGCGTGATCCACCGTGACATCAAGCCGGCCAACATCCTGATCGACACCGACGGCGGCGCCTACCTGACCGACTTCGGGGTGGCCCGGCTGGCCGATGCGACCCTCGTCACCCGCGCCGGGACCACCATCGGTACCGCCGCCTACCTGGCCCCCGAGCAGCTGCAGGACTCCCAGGTGGGCCCTGCTGCCGACGTCTACTCCTTCGGGCTGGTCCTGCTGGAGTCCCTGACGGGGACACGTGCATTCCGCGGCACCGGCGTCGAGGCGGCCATGGCCCGCCTCAGCCGCGACCCGGTCGTGCCCGATGACCTGCAGGGGCCCTGGGCGCCGTTGCTGGTCGCCATGACCCGTCGGGATCCCACCCAACGTCCCACCGCCGCCGAAGTCGAGCTGATCATCCGTGCCGAGCTGCCCGCCCCCGAGGTGTCGGCGGAGGAGATGGCCTCGCGCGCCGGTGGCTCGCGCAACACCGACGAGGATCCGACCGCCATCTCCCAGCCCTTCGACGGCCCGTCCTCGGGGTCGGGGCCATGGGAACCCCCGAGCAGCGACTCCGCGCAGTCCGTGGCCGTCGTGCCCCCCACGCCCCCGCCCACCCCTGCCCTGGGCCTTCCGGTCGCCGAGGCGTCGGCCCATCCGACGGTGCCCGCGCCCGCGCCGTTCCTGGAGGACCTTCCCCGACGCGGCATGGACGCCATCCGGTCGCGGGCGCTGCTGGTCGGACTGCTGCTCGGCGTCGTGGTCGTCCTCGGTGGCTTCGGCGTCTTCCGGCTGCTGCAGCCGGTCGACGAGACCGACATGGTCAGCGGGACCGATCCGGTCGACGAGGCCGCCAGACAGGTGCTGGCCATCCTCGATGCCTCCGAGCGCCTGCGGGCCGCCGATCCGTCGTTGCAGCGCGAGCTCGTCTCCCTGGCCGACAACATCGTCGAGTCGGTCAACGACGACCGCTGGGACAGCGCCCTGCTCGGTGTCGTTGCCATGACCAGCACCACCCGGGACGCCATCGACACCCTCGACATCGAGCCGGTCGCGCTGAACGGGCTCCTCGAGGCGTTGCGCGACCTGACGCGCGAGATCGAGCTGCTGGCGGGGGCCGAGGCGTCGGGAACCGACCCACCGGAGTGA
- a CDS encoding RNA polymerase sigma factor encodes MTAVHPGQHTLPDDDSGLIEAHLVGIEGAFDELFRRYHHRLVTYLTHRVGDAATADDLAQESLIRAMHALERFDTSRPLWPWLRRIATNAAIDWSRSNSRSRMLVNTLSLEPPRTHDGPDFAERELMARAMDAVPDRQRHALEKCYVEGWRPVDVADQFGVGSNAFEQLLHRARRNLRRAYVRQDDGGDRAAGFIWLAMLASPFARAFNAVRRLGVAGPRVLEVAAASVAIGAVVAVGPTGTPAPRTVVDAPVERVDRTAVPADVQPIDLPAAAAGVAGTVDAVAAPAVSGPASAVPSGAGRPAPVAPDAPPADTAAQQPAAPSFDDNPLDRDAEPTSPAAPDGPQSFPELIGGCGSAVRGALCTTVGVVLE; translated from the coding sequence GTGACAGCAGTTCATCCAGGGCAACACACCCTGCCCGACGACGACAGCGGCCTGATCGAGGCCCATCTCGTGGGGATCGAGGGTGCCTTCGACGAGCTGTTTCGTCGGTACCACCACCGTCTGGTCACTTACCTCACCCACCGGGTCGGTGATGCCGCCACCGCCGACGACCTTGCCCAGGAGTCCTTGATCCGGGCGATGCACGCCCTCGAGCGGTTCGACACCTCCCGCCCCCTGTGGCCGTGGCTACGGCGGATCGCGACCAACGCCGCCATCGACTGGTCGCGGTCCAACAGCCGGTCCCGGATGTTGGTCAACACCCTCTCCCTCGAACCGCCTCGCACCCACGACGGACCGGACTTCGCCGAGCGCGAGCTCATGGCCCGGGCGATGGACGCCGTCCCCGACCGGCAGCGCCACGCCCTGGAGAAGTGCTACGTGGAGGGCTGGCGCCCCGTGGACGTGGCCGATCAGTTCGGGGTCGGCAGCAACGCCTTCGAGCAGCTGCTGCACCGTGCTCGACGCAACCTGCGGCGCGCCTACGTCCGGCAGGACGACGGCGGCGACCGCGCGGCAGGATTCATCTGGCTGGCGATGCTGGCCAGTCCCTTCGCTCGGGCGTTCAACGCCGTTCGACGCCTCGGCGTCGCAGGCCCTCGCGTGCTGGAGGTGGCAGCCGCCTCGGTCGCCATCGGTGCCGTGGTCGCAGTCGGGCCGACCGGCACGCCAGCGCCCCGGACCGTGGTCGACGCGCCCGTGGAACGGGTCGATCGGACCGCCGTGCCAGCCGACGTGCAGCCGATCGACCTGCCGGCAGCGGCCGCTGGAGTCGCCGGTACGGTCGATGCGGTTGCCGCACCGGCGGTGTCCGGTCCGGCGTCGGCCGTGCCGAGTGGGGCCGGACGGCCGGCCCCGGTCGCCCCTGATGCGCCGCCGGCCGACACCGCCGCACAGCAGCCGGCTGCGCCGTCCTTCGACGACAACCCCCTGGACCGGGACGCCGAGCCCACGTCCCCCGCTGCGCCCGACGGGCCGCAGTCCTTCCCGGAGCTCATCGGCGGGTGCGGCTCGGCCGTGCGCGGTGCGCTCTGCACGACCGTTGGTGTGGTGTTGGAGTGA
- a CDS encoding ATP-binding protein — translation MRSTLNNPFVPGSDTVPEVWAGRGEEISDFHRQVRPRRLAGAYERGRVLIGEPGIGKSVLASRIAAEAREAGDLVLPSLRIPRGGDPIALLAGVVADAVSAYSLGERVGSMATGLLDRITAIRAGVTVTLQGAPAGVPHRELTLALSALARTAMDDGRLLVVHIDEVQNVDRTEHMSQLLVALGDVMAETAEGTDAAGNPHERHLPVAVTLTGLWSFVDGATRAAGATFARRFKAYHLGPLEDVDIRTALAPFTSDGWPILTDDGPAVVTASADAVQMLLEAVCGDPFLFQLVGQAAWNASTGPVIDRADVAAGIREVATEMTHHAERTLERLPRAERDLLDALLSLPGEQRTLTAAGRELGKTPQQVATTAKRLEMRSIIRRGRPIAVTSRVTEALIGGRWPTAPDEDARGR, via the coding sequence GTGCGTTCGACCCTCAACAACCCCTTCGTTCCCGGATCCGACACGGTTCCCGAAGTGTGGGCAGGCCGTGGCGAGGAGATCAGCGACTTCCACCGCCAGGTGCGTCCCCGACGGCTCGCGGGCGCATACGAGCGAGGCCGCGTGCTCATCGGCGAGCCGGGCATCGGCAAGTCAGTCCTCGCCTCCCGCATTGCCGCAGAGGCCAGGGAGGCGGGCGACCTGGTCCTGCCCAGCCTGCGCATCCCGCGTGGCGGCGATCCGATCGCGTTGTTGGCGGGGGTCGTGGCAGATGCCGTGTCCGCGTACTCCCTGGGGGAGCGGGTGGGCTCCATGGCAACCGGACTGCTGGACCGCATCACCGCCATCAGGGCAGGCGTCACCGTCACGCTGCAGGGGGCTCCGGCCGGGGTTCCCCACCGCGAGCTGACGCTCGCCCTGTCCGCCCTCGCACGCACCGCGATGGACGACGGCAGGCTGCTGGTCGTCCACATCGACGAGGTGCAGAACGTCGACCGGACCGAGCACATGTCCCAGCTGCTCGTGGCGCTCGGCGACGTCATGGCCGAGACGGCAGAGGGAACGGACGCGGCCGGGAACCCGCACGAGCGCCACCTGCCCGTTGCCGTCACGCTCACCGGGCTGTGGAGCTTCGTGGACGGCGCCACACGGGCAGCTGGTGCGACGTTCGCCAGGCGGTTCAAGGCCTACCACCTCGGACCGCTGGAGGACGTGGACATCCGCACGGCCCTCGCGCCGTTCACCAGCGATGGCTGGCCGATCCTGACCGACGACGGTCCTGCAGTCGTGACCGCCAGCGCCGATGCGGTCCAGATGCTCCTCGAGGCGGTGTGTGGCGACCCCTTCCTGTTCCAGCTCGTCGGCCAGGCCGCGTGGAACGCCAGCACCGGCCCGGTGATCGATCGAGCCGACGTCGCCGCAGGCATACGCGAGGTCGCCACGGAGATGACCCACCACGCCGAACGAACACTCGAGCGCCTGCCCCGAGCCGAACGCGATCTGCTCGACGCGCTGTTGTCGCTGCCGGGGGAGCAGCGGACCCTCACGGCCGCAGGTCGCGAGCTCGGCAAGACCCCACAGCAGGTCGCCACCACGGCCAAACGCCTGGAGATGCGGTCGATCATCCGCCGGGGCCGTCCCATCGCCGTGACGTCGCGCGTGACGGAGGCGCTGATCGGCGGACGGTGGCCAACGGCCCCGGACGAGGACGCCCGGGGCCGTTGA
- a CDS encoding cell wall-binding repeat-containing protein, translating into MSTTPRRLLGSAVSCALLTGLLASPASAQDARLASSLDPTIASVDLALEMFEPGSVDVLVLGRNDQFADNLGGSALAGQVGGPLLLTDGGPDAALRPEVLDAIGTLVPRTAGLNCDNEPADVYVLGGDNAVSSGAVEELVIDGYCVERLAGDSRVETSVAVAREMRERGAPRAFLLARADSFADSAAAGAYGARFGWPVLLTSQDALHPASGAYISEDQEPGVVLDVYVWILGGTAAVSQDVEDQVFQQVGPDRVSRVAGATRDETSALIADAFQAAQEEGNASLAVGLVNGFADDGWVYALIGGAISPVTNAPILYVQADGIGDPVARYLDVQKPSSILVLGPPERVSDATAEEARGIAGVAISKE; encoded by the coding sequence ATGTCAACCACCCCTCGGCGCCTGCTCGGCAGCGCTGTGTCCTGTGCCCTCCTCACGGGACTTCTCGCCAGCCCGGCCTCCGCACAGGATGCACGTCTGGCGAGCTCCCTCGATCCCACCATCGCCTCGGTCGACCTCGCGCTGGAGATGTTCGAGCCCGGCAGCGTCGACGTCCTCGTCCTGGGTCGCAACGACCAGTTCGCCGACAACCTGGGTGGCTCGGCGCTGGCTGGCCAGGTCGGCGGGCCGCTGCTGCTGACCGATGGCGGCCCCGACGCCGCCCTGCGCCCGGAGGTGCTCGACGCGATCGGGACACTGGTGCCCCGCACCGCCGGGCTGAACTGCGACAACGAACCGGCTGATGTGTACGTGCTCGGCGGCGACAACGCCGTCTCCTCCGGCGCGGTCGAGGAGCTCGTCATCGATGGCTACTGCGTCGAGCGCCTTGCCGGCGACAGCCGGGTCGAGACGTCGGTGGCGGTTGCACGGGAGATGCGCGAGCGCGGGGCCCCCCGAGCGTTCCTGCTGGCGAGGGCCGACAGCTTCGCGGACTCCGCGGCCGCAGGGGCCTACGGGGCCCGGTTCGGCTGGCCGGTCCTGTTGACCTCCCAGGACGCCCTCCACCCGGCCAGCGGCGCCTACATCTCCGAGGACCAGGAGCCGGGCGTCGTCCTCGACGTCTACGTCTGGATCCTCGGCGGCACCGCAGCGGTGTCGCAGGACGTCGAGGACCAGGTGTTCCAGCAGGTCGGGCCCGACCGCGTGTCTCGCGTGGCCGGGGCGACCCGCGACGAGACGTCGGCGCTGATCGCCGACGCCTTCCAGGCCGCACAGGAGGAAGGCAACGCGTCCCTCGCCGTCGGCCTCGTGAACGGCTTCGCCGACGACGGATGGGTCTACGCGCTGATCGGTGGGGCCATCTCCCCCGTCACCAACGCGCCGATCCTCTACGTGCAGGCCGATGGCATCGGTGATCCCGTCGCCCGCTACCTCGACGTCCAGAAGCCCAGCTCCATCCTCGTCCTCGGTCCACCCGAGCGGGTGAGCGACGCCACCGCTGAGGAGGCCCGCGGCATCGCCGGCGTGGCAATCAGCAAGGAGTAG
- a CDS encoding FABP family protein — protein MTHPDIAPLEFLVGTWRGRGRGDYPTIDGFDYVEEISFSTMPKPFLAYQQRTTRADDGQPLHAETGYVRPVQDGPELVICQPTGIVEAHRGRLEEQQIIWDSHRVAMTPTAESHRVTKVRRELRVEGDELRYELHMGAVGQPLQLHLRATLHRVEA, from the coding sequence GTGACGCATCCGGACATCGCCCCCCTGGAGTTCCTCGTCGGCACGTGGCGTGGCCGCGGTCGAGGGGACTACCCGACCATCGACGGCTTCGACTACGTCGAGGAAATCAGCTTCTCCACCATGCCGAAGCCCTTCCTCGCCTATCAGCAGCGCACGACGCGTGCCGATGACGGCCAGCCGCTCCACGCCGAGACGGGGTACGTCCGCCCCGTGCAGGACGGGCCCGAGCTGGTCATCTGCCAACCCACGGGCATCGTGGAGGCCCACCGGGGCCGGCTGGAGGAACAACAGATCATCTGGGATTCCCACAGGGTGGCCATGACCCCCACCGCCGAGTCACACAGGGTGACCAAGGTTCGACGGGAGCTGCGTGTGGAGGGGGACGAGCTGCGCTACGAGCTCCACATGGGCGCCGTGGGCCAGCCGCTGCAGCTGCACCTTCGGGCGACGTTGCACCGCGTCGAGGCCTGA
- a CDS encoding TA system antitoxin ParD family protein has translation MGTPVRIDDEVYAAARRVGAVASRSAAQQVDYWVRIGRAVSMAEAGVRNRIDDAIAGRTPLAGLTAEERLLANAEIDAAIEQAAVSTDYADRLAAEGITTVVMDEAGHLVTRFPDGTSTPA, from the coding sequence ATGGGAACGCCGGTCCGCATCGACGACGAGGTCTACGCTGCCGCCCGTAGAGTCGGCGCGGTTGCCAGCCGCTCCGCTGCGCAGCAGGTCGACTACTGGGTGCGCATCGGTCGTGCCGTCAGCATGGCCGAGGCCGGGGTACGCAACCGCATCGATGACGCGATCGCCGGCCGGACGCCACTCGCAGGGCTGACTGCGGAGGAACGGCTGCTGGCCAATGCCGAAATCGACGCGGCGATCGAGCAGGCTGCGGTCTCCACCGACTACGCCGACCGCCTCGCTGCGGAGGGCATCACCACCGTCGTGATGGACGAGGCGGGCCACCTCGTCACCCGCTTCCCGGACGGCACCTCGACTCCGGCGTGA